In Wolbachia endosymbiont of Aedes albopictus, one DNA window encodes the following:
- a CDS encoding GIY-YIG nuclease family protein — MKLSYIYILTNKANSTLYIGVTANLIKRIWEHKNKIVSGFTSRYNVNKLVYFEEFEDISLDIARERCLKEWPRQWKINLINQKNPSWVDLYYLALR, encoded by the coding sequence ATGAAGTTATCATATATCTATATACTTACAAATAAAGCTAATAGCACATTATATATTGGTGTAACTGCAAATTTGATCAAGAGGATTTGGGAACACAAAAACAAAATTGTTTCAGGTTTCACATCAAGATATAATGTAAATAAACTTGTATATTTTGAAGAGTTTGAAGATATAAGTTTAGATATTGCAAGAGAAAGGTGCCTGAAAGAATGGCCAAGGCAATGGAAGATTAATTTGATCAATCAAAAGAATCCTAGCTGGGTTGACTTATATTACTTAGCTTTAAGATAG
- the radC gene encoding RadC family protein has protein sequence MKNYKKGHRKRLREKIILDNGQSLLDYEVLEHILYSAYSRIDVKPIAKSLIENFGSLNKVFNADLEALQNVDGVSNTAISAIFCVKQAFVRSAREEIKDLPIIDNWEKLLDYLRISIGSLNKENFRVIYMNKKYRLIAEDLQNIGTVDQTPLYVREIIKRALLIGSTSIVISHNHPSGDTQPSNSDISLTRQLAEACQSIGIELIDHIIITFSSYFSFKENRLL, from the coding sequence ATGAAAAATTACAAAAAGGGGCATAGAAAGCGCCTAAGAGAGAAAATTATTTTAGATAATGGACAATCATTACTTGATTATGAAGTTTTAGAGCACATTTTATATTCAGCATACAGTAGAATTGATGTGAAACCGATAGCAAAGAGTTTGATAGAAAATTTTGGCAGTTTGAATAAAGTTTTTAATGCTGACCTGGAAGCGCTGCAAAACGTTGATGGTGTCAGCAATACAGCAATATCTGCCATCTTTTGTGTGAAACAAGCCTTTGTTCGTTCTGCAAGAGAAGAAATAAAAGACCTGCCTATAATCGATAACTGGGAAAAATTGCTTGATTATTTAAGAATAAGTATAGGAAGCCTCAATAAGGAAAATTTTCGCGTCATCTACATGAATAAAAAGTATCGTCTAATAGCGGAAGACCTGCAAAATATTGGTACAGTAGATCAAACTCCTCTTTATGTCAGAGAGATCATCAAGCGCGCACTTTTGATTGGTTCAACATCCATTGTAATATCTCACAATCATCCAAGCGGAGATACACAACCTTCAAATAGCGATATATCTCTCACTAGGCAACTAGCAGAAGCTTGCCAAAGTATAGGAATAGAATTAATAGACCACATTATTATTACATTCAGTAGCTATTTTAGTTTCAAGGAAAATAGGTTGTTGTGA
- a CDS encoding D-alanyl-D-alanine carboxypeptidase family protein — protein sequence MLSRLVILLLVFILPFSSYSYQFRTKAKQAVVLDLASDSFIFDHNSDEKMAPSSMSKLMTLYIAFDYLKAGIINMEDKFRVSRKAWERKGSSMFLKEGQSVKVRELLEGITIVSGNDACITLAEGIAGSEENFVAEMNEVAQNLNLNDSHFVNSSGWPDGDHFMSAKDLVMLAKRIFTDFPEYYDLFSEQYLTYNEIAQKNKNLLLFHDIGVDGLKTGYTNAGGYGIVASAKRNDRRIFAVVNGLNTEKERIEEAKRLIQYSLNHFNTKKIFAKDSVVEEVNVLYGKDKKVPITVANDVTITYNRKLHDQIKVRIEYKDMIPAPIKSGQEVGKVFVEIPGIEKQTTPLYAANDVQELNFVEKFFRILF from the coding sequence ATGTTAAGCAGATTGGTAATTTTGCTATTAGTTTTTATACTTCCTTTTTCTTCATACTCATACCAGTTTAGAACCAAAGCAAAGCAAGCAGTAGTCTTAGATTTAGCTTCAGACTCGTTCATTTTTGACCATAATTCCGATGAAAAAATGGCCCCATCTTCAATGAGCAAGTTAATGACTTTATATATAGCCTTCGATTATCTAAAAGCTGGAATAATAAATATGGAGGATAAATTTCGAGTAAGCAGAAAAGCGTGGGAAAGAAAAGGCTCTTCTATGTTTTTGAAAGAAGGTCAATCCGTTAAGGTGAGGGAATTACTCGAAGGAATTACAATAGTCTCGGGTAATGATGCCTGCATAACACTAGCCGAAGGTATTGCAGGATCAGAAGAGAATTTTGTGGCTGAAATGAATGAGGTTGCACAAAATTTGAACCTGAATGACAGTCATTTTGTCAACTCAAGCGGGTGGCCAGATGGAGATCATTTTATGAGTGCAAAAGACTTGGTAATGCTGGCAAAAAGGATTTTCACTGATTTTCCTGAATATTACGATTTATTTTCTGAACAATATCTGACATATAACGAAATCGCACAAAAGAATAAAAATCTTCTACTTTTTCACGACATTGGGGTTGACGGCTTAAAGACCGGTTATACAAATGCTGGTGGTTATGGCATTGTAGCATCTGCAAAACGAAACGATAGGAGAATTTTTGCTGTTGTCAATGGTTTAAACACTGAGAAAGAGCGAATAGAAGAAGCAAAAAGGCTGATACAATACTCCTTAAATCATTTTAATACTAAGAAAATATTTGCTAAAGACAGTGTAGTTGAGGAAGTAAATGTTCTCTATGGAAAAGATAAAAAAGTGCCTATTACAGTTGCAAACGATGTTACCATAACTTACAACCGCAAATTGCATGACCAAATTAAGGTGCGTATTGAATATAAAGATATGATACCTGCACCCATTAAAAGTGGTCAAGAAGTGGGCAAAGTTTTTGTAGAAATACCAGGTATTGAGAAACAAACTACACCTCTTTATGCAGCAAATGACGTACAGGAATTGAATTTTGTAGAAAAGTTTTTTAGAATATTATTTTAA
- a CDS encoding DMT family transporter: MCWLYLLLSSILEILWAVTLKFSNSFTKVVPSIATLVIMIISIYFLSLAACFLPIRVCYAVSSGICTIGITIIGATAFTENINLSQVLCIILIVIGTIGLKLSI; the protein is encoded by the coding sequence ATGTGCTGGTTATATTTGTTGCTGTCCAGTATCCTAGAGATACTGTGGGCTGTAACATTAAAGTTTAGTAACAGTTTTACTAAAGTTGTGCCTTCGATTGCAACATTGGTAATTATGATCATTAGCATTTACTTTTTATCTCTTGCAGCATGTTTTCTACCTATTAGAGTATGCTATGCAGTCTCCTCTGGAATATGCACAATTGGAATAACTATAATTGGTGCAACCGCTTTCACAGAGAATATTAATTTATCTCAAGTTTTATGTATCATTTTAATTGTAATAGGAACCATAGGGCTAAAGCTCTCTATTTAA
- a CDS encoding DMT family transporter, with amino-acid sequence MNWIYLLLSSLIEVFWVITLKHSCGFTHLVPSIISIFSMALSTYLLSLAIRSIPIGVCYAIWTGVGAIGASILGVYLFNEPVNLFEVICFILVTFGIIGLKLFDTAKQTVDKME; translated from the coding sequence ATGAATTGGATATATTTACTCTTATCGTCACTAATTGAAGTGTTCTGGGTCATAACACTTAAGCATAGTTGTGGATTTACTCATCTCGTACCATCAATAATTAGCATATTCTCCATGGCTCTTAGTACGTATTTACTTTCGCTCGCTATACGTTCTATACCTATCGGAGTATGCTATGCAATTTGGACTGGAGTAGGTGCTATAGGAGCTTCGATACTTGGAGTTTACCTATTTAATGAACCAGTTAATTTATTCGAAGTAATATGCTTTATTTTAGTTACATTCGGGATTATAGGATTAAAATTGTTTGATACTGCAAAACAAACTGTTGATAAAATGGAATAA
- a CDS encoding Rpn family recombination-promoting nuclease/putative transposase, producing MAISKFLDPKNDFAFRRIFGSVNNKDILIHFLNDMLGLTGVDQIEDVSFLSPIQDPDIASQKQSIVDVLCTDSAGTQLIIEMQVVKTTGFEKRAQYYAAKAYSSQAHKGDQYQDLKGVIFIAIADFILFPNKLAYKSDHVTFDKITYEHDLKDFSFTFIELPKFNKTKEDQLSNIVEKWIYFFKYADETSEEDLQKIIGSDVIIGRAYDVLNQYNWSKEERFAYDQTKKHIDDYLSSIQQGKIEGKIEGIKIGEEKGRKEGREEGKIEVAKTMLANNIDINTIVKCTGLSISEIEELQN from the coding sequence ATGGCTATTTCTAAGTTTCTCGATCCTAAGAACGACTTTGCCTTTCGGCGTATTTTTGGCTCTGTAAATAATAAGGACATTCTTATTCACTTTCTTAATGATATGCTAGGCCTTACTGGTGTTGATCAGATAGAAGATGTTTCTTTTTTAAGCCCCATTCAGGATCCTGATATTGCTTCTCAAAAGCAGAGCATTGTTGATGTTCTCTGTACTGATTCTGCTGGAACCCAGCTAATTATTGAAATGCAAGTTGTTAAAACTACAGGCTTTGAGAAACGCGCTCAATACTATGCTGCTAAAGCTTATTCAAGTCAAGCCCACAAAGGTGATCAATATCAAGATCTTAAAGGAGTTATTTTTATTGCTATCGCCGATTTTATCTTATTTCCCAACAAGCTGGCTTACAAATCTGATCACGTTACTTTTGATAAAATTACCTATGAACATGATCTCAAAGATTTTAGTTTCACTTTCATCGAGCTACCAAAGTTTAATAAGACAAAAGAAGATCAGCTTTCAAATATTGTTGAAAAATGGATTTATTTTTTTAAGTACGCCGATGAAACTAGCGAAGAAGATCTACAGAAAATAATAGGTAGTGATGTTATTATTGGTAGAGCTTACGATGTGTTAAATCAATATAACTGGAGTAAAGAAGAACGTTTTGCTTATGATCAAACTAAGAAACATATTGATGATTATCTTTCTTCTATTCAACAAGGAAAAATTGAAGGAAAAATTGAAGGCATCAAAATTGGTGAAGAGAAAGGTAGGAAAGAAGGTAGAGAAGAAGGAAAAATTGAAGTTGCAAAAACAATGCTAGCCAATAATATTGATATTAACACTATTGTCAAGTGTACCGGCCTGTCCATTAGTGAAATTGAAGAATTGCAGAATTAA
- a CDS encoding ankyrin repeat domain-containing protein, whose translation MSEAGFDAVNKGGWTPLHIAASSHFSGEIVKTLIKGGANINAADKYGDTPLHLAINICSDTNIEILMENGVDSSLKNKDGKTSIGLDTSGYVAQLAREKEQKKAEKNTREKGIFAGCSTALLGAAIAVTLFATGTVAVELMSMMIAAAIVTAAALAVGGITYSILKPSTKMDETKEAQNVNGNVPGGGKEGQGSDLTQFIVSS comes from the coding sequence TTGAGCGAAGCTGGTTTTGATGCAGTAAATAAAGGCGGATGGACTCCTTTACACATAGCTGCTTCATCTCACTTCAGTGGAGAGATTGTGAAAACTCTGATAAAAGGAGGTGCGAATATTAATGCGGCAGATAAATATGGAGATACTCCTTTACATTTGGCTATAAATATTTGCAGTGACACAAATATTGAAATTCTAATGGAAAATGGAGTAGATTCTTCATTAAAGAATAAAGATGGCAAAACTTCAATAGGTCTTGACACAAGTGGATATGTGGCACAGCTTGCAAGGGAAAAAGAGCAAAAAAAAGCTGAAAAAAATACAAGAGAGAAAGGAATTTTTGCAGGTTGTTCAACTGCATTATTAGGCGCTGCTATAGCAGTGACACTTTTTGCAACCGGGACAGTTGCAGTTGAATTGATGTCTATGATGATAGCAGCAGCTATAGTTACAGCAGCGGCACTAGCAGTTGGTGGTATTACATATAGCATATTAAAACCTAGTACTAAAATGGATGAAACGAAAGAAGCGCAAAACGTAAATGGAAATGTGCCAGGAGGTGGCAAGGAGGGGCAAGGCAGCGACTTGACACAGTTTATAGTATCAAGTTAA
- the prfB gene encoding peptide chain release factor 2 (programmed frameshift): MKTYLEILEYFQGLNKSISLIRRCLDIEKLKLRLEELDSQASNDDLWQDNQKAQEILKERSKIKNDVESFLKLESDYNDAISLMKSAIDENDEEFFSEVESELAKLEKLIKLKETESLFTGEADNNNCFLEIHSGAGGTESNDWAEMLMRMYIRWAEIYHNFKVEVVEKLEGESVGIKSAMIKIVGEKAYGWAKSESGIHRLVRISPFDANGKRHTSFASVGVTPVIEDLIDIAVDEKDLKIDTYRASGAGGQHVNKTESAVRITHTPTGVVVQCQNGRSQHRNKDEALKLLKGRLYQIELEKKEQKMAEEYGKKCDIGWGNQIRSYVMHPYQMVKDLRTGHEVGNINSVFDGNIDCFIVSVLTKQN, encoded by the exons ATGAAAACTTATTTAGAAATTCTTGAATACTTTCAAGGCTTAAATAAAAGTATTTCTCTTATCAGGAGGTGTCTT GACATAGAAAAATTAAAGTTGCGTCTTGAAGAGCTGGACTCCCAAGCGTCGAATGATGATCTGTGGCAAGATAACCAAAAAGCACAAGAAATTTTAAAAGAACGTTCTAAAATTAAGAATGACGTAGAGTCGTTTTTAAAGCTGGAAAGCGATTACAACGATGCCATTAGCTTAATGAAGTCTGCTATTGATGAAAATGATGAAGAATTTTTCTCTGAAGTTGAAAGTGAATTAGCTAAGTTAGAGAAATTAATCAAACTTAAAGAGACAGAATCCTTATTTACTGGTGAAGCAGATAACAATAACTGCTTTTTAGAAATCCACTCAGGAGCTGGTGGAACAGAGAGCAATGATTGGGCTGAAATGCTGATGCGCATGTATATAAGGTGGGCAGAAATTTATCACAACTTTAAAGTTGAAGTTGTAGAAAAATTAGAAGGAGAGTCGGTTGGTATAAAGTCTGCAATGATAAAAATCGTTGGAGAAAAAGCTTATGGGTGGGCAAAAAGTGAAAGTGGAATTCACAGGCTGGTTAGAATATCGCCGTTTGATGCAAATGGTAAACGTCATACCAGTTTTGCAAGTGTAGGAGTAACTCCAGTGATAGAAGATTTAATTGATATTGCTGTGGATGAAAAGGATCTAAAGATCGACACCTACCGTGCTTCCGGAGCAGGCGGTCAGCACGTGAACAAGACTGAAAGTGCGGTACGCATTACACATACTCCAACTGGTGTTGTAGTTCAATGCCAAAATGGTCGTTCTCAACACAGAAATAAAGATGAGGCATTAAAATTACTTAAAGGCCGTTTATACCAAATTGAACTGGAAAAGAAAGAACAAAAGATGGCTGAAGAATATGGTAAAAAATGCGATATAGGTTGGGGCAATCAGATCAGATCGTACGTTATGCATCCGTATCAAATGGTGAAGGATTTAAGAACTGGACATGAAGTGGGCAATATAAATTCTGTTTTCGATGGTAATATAGATTGTTTCATAGTTAGTGTGCTTACTAAGCAAAATTAG